From the Limanda limanda chromosome 2, fLimLim1.1, whole genome shotgun sequence genome, one window contains:
- the parn gene encoding poly(A)-specific ribonuclease PARN, producing the protein MELTRRNYKGCLKTLYSAIEEADFLAIDGEFSGISDGPNVSALTNGLDTPEERYTKLKKHSMDFLLFQFGLCAFKYDQAKSKYIIKPFNFYVFPKPFNRTSPDIKFICQSSSIDFLASQGFDFNKVFCDGIPYLNQEEEAQLREQTEERRNQQANGLGTPSFISPSSKGPAHVPEEHKDFINRVIEKVEALFTNSEKTVNLEPCTGFQRKLIYQTLNWKFPKGLHVETVETEKKERFMQICRVDDEERKRREQQKLEREQEELNDAVGFSRVIHAISKSGKLVVGHNMLLDVMHTIHQFYCPLPEDLQDFKEVTMCVFPRLMDTKLMASTQPFKDLITNTSLAELEKQLKQTPFKSPQVETAEGYPSYDTAQEQLHEAGYDAYITGLCFVSMANYLGSFLTPPKPFISPRSKLIEPFHNKLFLMRIIDIPYLNITGPDLQPKRDHVLHVAFPKEWKTSDLYQLFSAFGNIQVSWINDTSAFVSLSQTDQVQIAMNTSRYAESYRIQTYAEYIQGRDKDKEKVKQSSKSWGEDGWVKHHYTSSTTSGFGYSRGLRKRSISPVHGEQGIGELVITDGWSQYSYPDSMGSKKMKTDDASGQANTDAVESKTSEGWLKTTDTSDLAGLSLLPDEDEQQDEEGSPEGTDPVSDAEGTVTWQQAPAANARKGQKNKKQKAEAAESSTSLFDVPDVW; encoded by the exons ATGGAGCTGACACGCAGAA ATTACAAGGGCTGCCTGAAGACGTTGTACAGCGCCATAGAGGAGGCGGACTTCCTGGCCATCGATGGCGAGTTTTCAG ggaTAAGCGACGGTCCCAATGTCAGTGCGCTGACTAACGGACTGGACACCCCGGAGGAGCGGTACACCAAGCTCAAAAAG CACTCCATGGACTTTCTGCTGTTCCAGTTTGGATTATGCGCATTCAAGTACGACCAGGCAAAATCAAA GTATATCATAAAGCCTTTTAATTTCTATGTATTCCCGAAACCATTCAACAGGACGTCTCCCGACATCAAGTTCATCTGTCAA aGTTCCAGCATCGACTTCCTGGCCAGTCAGGGATTTGACTTCAACAAGGTGTTCTGTGATG GAATCCCATACCTGAACCAAGAGGAGGAGGCCCAGCTGAGggagcagacagaggagaggaggaaccaACAAGCGAACGGCCTCGGGACCCCGTCCTTCATCTCCCCATCGTCCAAAGGCCCGGCACACGTACCCGAAGAACATAAAGACTTCATCAACAGGGTGAT AGAGAAAGTTGAGGCCCTCTTCACTAACTCGGAGAAGACTGTTAACTTGGAGCCGTGCACAGG GTTTCAGAGAAAGCTGATCTACCAGACCCTGAACTGGAA GTTTCCCAAGGGGCTTCATGTGGAAACCGTGGAAACAGAAAAG AAGGAGCGATTCATGCAGATCTGCAGAGTAGATGacgaggagaggaaaaggagggagCAGCAGAAACTGGAGAGGGAGCAG GAGGAGCTAAATGATGCGGTTGGATTCTCCAGGGTCATCCACGCCATCTCTAAATCT GGTAAACTCGTGGTCGGCCACAACATGCTCCTGGATGTGATGCACACCATCCACCAGTTCTACTGCCCTCTTCCAGAG GATCTTCAAGACTTTAAAGAGGTCACGATGTGCGTGTTCCCAAG ACTAATGGACACAAAGCTGATGGCTTCTACTCAGCCTTTTAAG GACCTGATCACTAACACCTCTCTGGCAGAGCTGGAGAAGCAGCTGAAGCAGACTCCCTTCAAGTCCCCACAAGTTG AAACCGCAGAGGGGTACCCCAGTTACGACACAGCCCAGGAGCAGCTCCACGAGGCGGGGTACGATGCCTACATCACTGGCCTCTGTTTCGTCTCCATGGCCAACTACCTGG GCTCTTTCTTGACTCCACCCAAACCTTTCATTTCACCCCGATCCAAACTCATTGAGCCATTCCACAACAA GCTGTTCCTGATGAGGATCATAGATATTCCCTACCTCAACATCACAGGACCAGATT TGCAGCCCAAAAGAGACCATGTCCTCCATGTCGCATTCCCAAAAGAATGGAAGACTAGTGACCTCTACCAGCTCTTTAGTGCCtttg GGAATATCCAGGTTTCATGGATTAATGACACATCAGCGTTTGTGTCCCTGAGTCAAACGGACCAGGTACAGATAG CCATGAACACCAGTCGCTATGCAGAGAGCTACAGGATCCAGACGTACGCCGAGTACATCCAGGGAAGGGACAAGGACAAGGAGAAGGTCAAGCAAAGCAGCAAATCCTGGGGCGAGGACGGCTGGGTGAAACACCACTATACCTCATCCACTACCAGTGGTTTTGGATATTCCAG GGGTTTGAGGAAACGCAGCATCAGTCCGGTTCATGGAGAGCAGGGGATCGGAGAACTTGTTATTACAGACGGCTGGAGTCAGTACTCGTACCCGGATAGCATGGGCAGCAAGAAGATGAAAACTGATG ATGCAAGTGGACAAGCAAACACTGACGCTGTGGAGAGCAAGACCTCAGAGGGCTGGCTGAAGACGAC AGATACATCAGATTTAGCCGGGTTGAGTCTTCTTCCTGATGAGGACGAGCAGCAGGACGAGGAGGGAAGTCCTGAGGGCACAGATCCAGTCAGTGATGCTGAAGGGACAGTCACCTGGCAACAAGCCCCGGCGGCTAATGCCAGGAAAGGTCAAAAGAACAAGAAACAGAAAGCTGAAG CCGCTGAGTCTTCCACTTCGCTGTTTGACGTCCCAGATGTCTGGtag
- the LOC133025882 gene encoding RNA exonuclease 5-like, with the protein MEPSPAATSRREKRRNVSSTATDTAKRFKSEQEGAVPPPLCPPRISVPLDRLKQPITLKELTELLHYAALGKTAGIRQPSWCRLHHQRKVKGVNVVIVEGLTQSHFYKHYLTLRHLRTNYSSRITFTPPSQNLASGIFSNEVPKSDAPSLSGTHMENGHIPKAVKFHPVISKFGTRTRGLTAYLLSQEEMIKKNYPVKGMPGFEEFVCTDSVECVTDSSPLYGLDCEMCLTEKGNELTRVSLVDSDGNCVLDDLVKPETRILNYITKFSGITAAMLRPVTTTLREVRAKLMALLPRDVVLVGHSINSDLMALKLIHRHLIDTALLYRKEFGQKFKLKVLAEMILKRQIQTDEKMGHHPTEDAVAALELAQYFIKTGPRQVVEHHLEELWGYTIEEEIIELPAPTPSHRFADILQTLGRSVAFMGKRSDVALDLSRQQWLNSDKQVLASFRRQAECPFLSVLRLSSLSDHLKRCVPHREQQYQRVCANLRDMCVVFAGPFPAGFSVKEAKRLFRRCGPVRKIKMLNTSVRVHAEVEFELLEGATLALKTLNGLSLHGQSIKVQRPVYESMLDVDLTLDALAHDALDTSHLYAVRSKPSVTERINNSAKINGNTLDAKCPGAAWIKTANGLHSANGNDKRLQLETKLSEESLSETFGHFGAVERIILPAKAGKHKRHAYIKFESPEVKHAALSSSGDPRTQDYVICPSLTPPHLRSWAALTPSTVDTEGEEEGSGHMHVSSQDQESELAVGKLDRCLGKLFRCLPECTLSVVVLLGNDSADDQHPGLCFMEIKSGSS; encoded by the exons ATGGAGCCTTCACCGGCAGCTACGAGCcgcagagagaaaagaaggaacgTCTCCTCCACAGCAACCGACACGGCCAAGAGATTCAAAAGTGAGCAGGAAGGAGCGGTGCCCCCCCCGCTCTGTCCACCGAGGATCTCTGTGCCGCTCGACCGCCTCAAACAACCAATTACACTGAAGGAGCTGACGGAGCTGCTGCACTACGCCGCCCTCGGGAAAACAGCTGGCATCCGACAACCCAG tTGGTGTCGTCTCCACCACCAGAGGAAGGTCAAAGGTGTGAATGTTGTCATCGTGGAGGGTCTGACCCAGAGTCACTTTTACAAACACTACCTCACGCTGCGACACCTCAGAACCAACTACAGCTCT AGGATCACCTTCACTCCACCATCTCAGAACCTGGCGTCTGGAATCTTCAGCAATGAGGTTCCTAAGTCAGACGCTCCATCACTTTCAGGAACACACATGGAAAACGGTCACATACCCAAAG CCGTGAAGTTTCACCCAGTTATCAGCAAGTTTGGGACACGGACCAGAGGACTGACAGCGTATCTCCTGAGCCAGGAGGAGATGATCAAGAAGAACTACCCGGTCAAAG GAATGCCTGGCTTTGAGGAGTTTGTGTGCACAGACAGTGTCGAGTGTGTGACTGACAGCAGCCCTCTGTATGGACTCGACTGTGAAATG TGTCTGACGGAAAAGGGAAACGAGCTGACTCGTGTCTCTCTGGTGGACAGTGATGGAAACTGTGTTCTGGACGATCTGGTGAAACCTGAGACCCGCATCCTCAACTACATaacaaa GTTCTCTGGTATCACCGCAGCAATGTTGCGTCCAGTCACAACCACCCTGAGGGAAGTTCGGGCAAAGCTCATGGCGCTGTTGCCGCGGGACGTCGTTCTGGTCGGACATTCCATCAACTCTGACCTCATGGCTCTGAAA CTGATCCACCGGCATCTAATCGACACGGCCCTGCTGTACAGGAAAGAGTTTGGACAGAAGTTTAAGCTCAAAGTCTTGGCCGAGATGATACTGAA GAGGCAAATACAAACCGATGAGAAGATGGGTCATCATCCCACTGAGGATGCTGTGGCAGCACTGGAGCTGGCCCAATACTTTATTAAAACAGGACCTCGCCAG GTTGTGGAGcatcacctggaggagctgtgggGATACACAATAGAGGAGGAAATCATAGAGCTGCCTGCACCCACACCCAGTCACAG GTTTGCAGACATATTACAGACCCTCGGCCGGTCAGTTGCTTTCATGGGGAAGCGTTCGGACGTAGCTCTGGATCTGTCCCGTCAGCAGTGGCTCAACTCTGACAAACAG gtgTTGGCCTCTTTCAGGAGACAGGCCGAGTGTCCGTTCCTCTCAGTGCTCCGGCTCTCTTCCCTCTCAGACCACCTGAAGCGCTGTGTTCCTCACCGGGAGCAGCAGTACCAGAGA GTGTGTGCCAACCTTCGTGACATGTGTGTCGTCTTTGCCGGGCCGTTTCCCGCAGGTTTCTCCGTGAAGGAGGCGAAGCGGCTCTTTCGTCGCTGCGGACCAGTTCGGAAAATCAAAATGCTGAACACCAGCGTAAGA GTCCATGCAGAGGTAGAGTTCGAGCTGCTGGAGGGAGCAACGCTGGCTTTAAAAACCTTAAATGGACTCAGTTTGCACGGACAGTCCATCAAG GTGCAGAGGCCTGTTTACGAGTCGATGCTGGACGTGGATCTGACGCTTGATGCTTTGGCGCATGACGCCCTCGACACCAGTCACCTCTATGCTGTTAGATCAAAGCCCAGTGTGACTGAGCGCATTAACAATTCCGCAAAGATCAACGGAAACACATTAGATGCTAAATGCCCAGGTGCAGCTTGGATTAAAACTGCAAATGGGTTGCACTCTGCTAACGGGAACGATAAACGGTTGCAGCTGGAGACCAAACTGTCTGAGGAATCACTCTCAGAGACGTTCGGTCACTTTGGAGCCGTGGAGAGAATCATCCTACCGGCCAAAGCTGGAAAACATAAAAGACACGCGTACATAA agtTTGAGAGTCCAGAGGTCAAACACGCAGCCCTCAGCTCCTCTGGTGATCCGCGCACGCAAGACTACGTCATCTGTCCGTCCCTGACTCCGCCCCATCTGCGCTCATGGGCCGCCCTGACCCCAAGTACAGTGGATACTGAGGGGGAAGAAGAGGGGAGTGGCCACATGCACGTCAGCTCTCAG GACCAGGAGAGTGAGCTCGCGGTGGGCAAGCTGGACCGATGCCTGGGGAAGCTCTTCAGATGTCTCCCAGAATGCACCTTGTCTGTGGTCGTGCTGCTTGGAAACGACAG TGCTGATGACCAGCATCCTGGTTTGTGCTTCATGGAGATTAAATCTGGGTCCAGTTGA